Part of the Mycolicibacterium thermoresistibile genome, CCACAGACCTGAGGAGGAGCATGCGGCGGACCGGCGCGGTGCTCTGGCACGCATCGTTCTCGGTCATCGCCGCGGTGCTGTACTTCTTCTTCGTCCTGCCCCGGTGGTTCGAGCTGACCGGCCAGCTGTCCGAGACGCTGGGCACGGTGCTGCGCATCGTCACCGGTGTGCTGATCGGGCTCGCGGCGTTGCCGGTGGTCTTCACGCTGCTGCGCACCCGGCGGCCCGAGTTCGGCACTCCGCAGCTGGCGCTGACACTGCGCACCGTCTCGATCGCCCTGCACGTGCTGGCCGGGGTGTTGATCGTCGGCACCGCGGTCACCGAGATCTGGGTGAGCCTGGACGACGCGGGTCAGTGGCTGTTCGGCGTCTACGGCGCGGCCGCCGCGATCGCGCTTCTCGGCATGTTCGCGTTCTACCTGGCCTTCGTCGCCGAGTTGCCCCCGCCGCCGCCGAAACCGGTGAAGGCGGGGAAGGCGAAGAAGGCGAAGAAGCGCACCCGCCGCGGCCGCAGGCCCGCCGGCGACACCGAGGACACCGAGCCCGGCGACACCGAGGACACCGCCGAGGCCCCGGCAGAGGATCCTGCGGAAAGTCCCCCGGAGGCTGAACCCACCGATGGGAAGCTGCGCAACCGGCGCCCCACGGGCAAGGCGCGCACACGCCGTCGGCTCCGCAGCGACACCGCCGCCGACGACTAGTCTTTTCTGGCGACGGGTTCATTCATCGAAGGCTGGGTATCTGACGGCCAGGATGGCCGACAATATCGGTCTCTCGACATCAGCCCCGGGGAGGAAACAATGGGTGCACACCGGCTAGTTCGACGGCCGTGGCTGTACCTCATCGCGCTGGTGGCGACACTGGGTCTGCTGAGTCCGGCGTTCCCCGTCACCTCGGTGGCGCAGCCGCCGGATGTGCTCGCCGCGGCGAGCCGGGTCGAGCCCGCGGTCGCCCGCATCGACACCCGGATCGACTACCAGCGCGCGATCGGTGTCGGCGCCGGAATCGTGCTGCACCCCAACGGGGAGGTGCTGACCAATTTCCACGTGGTGCAGGGCGCGGACACCATCACCGCCACCGTCAACGGCCAGCCGTTCCCCGCGGAGCTGATCGGCTACAACCGGCGCCAGGACATCGCGGTGCTGCAACTGCACGGCGCCGCCGGCCTCCCGGTGGCCCCGATCGGCGACTCCGACAACCTGGCGCCCGGCGAACCCGTCGTCGCCCTGGGCAACGCCAACGGCACCCATGCCCCGCTGACCCGGGAGACCGGCACGGTCACCGAGTTCGGCCGCACGGTGACCGCCGAGGACACCCTCACCGGTTCGTCGGAGGAGCTGAGCGGGCTGTTCGAGTTCGCCGCGCCGGTGCGCGCGGGTGACTCCGGCGGGCCGGTGGTCAACACCGCCGGCGAGGTCGTGGGCATCACCACGGCGGCGTCGGTCAGCTTCCGGATGGGTCCGGGCGGTCGCGGGTTCGCGATCCCGATCAACGATGCGATGGCGATCGCCGATCAGATCCGCGCCCGGGTGCCGTCGGATTCGGTGCACATCGGACCGCCCACGCTGCTGGGCGTGGGAGTGCGCACCGCACCCCTGCGCACCCGCCCCGGGGTGCTGATCCAGGACGTGCTGCGGGGCGGTCCCGCCGAAGCGGCCGGGCTGCGCTCCGGTGACATCCTCATCGAGCTGGACGGCACCCGGCTGGACTCGGCCACCACCCTCACCTACACCCTGGACCGGCACTATCCCGGCGACGTGGTCGACCTGGTCTGGATCGATGCGTCCGGTCAGACCCGCACCGGGAAGGCGACGCTGACCGCGCATCTGTAAGCGCTGCGCTTAGCCCGAAACGGCCGCCACGGCACCGCCCACCGACCTATGCTGAGCGAGTGCCCAACACTCCCTATCGGGTCGTCCAGTGGACGACCGGAAACGTCGGTAAGAGTTCAGTCCAGGCGCTGGCCGCCAACCCGCTCTACGAACTGGTCGGGGTGTACGCGTGGTCACCGGACAAGGTCGGCCGCGACGCGGGCGAGCTGGCCGGCATCGAACCGCTCGGGGTGAAGGCGACCAACGACGTCGACGAACTGCTCGCGCTCAAACCCGACGTCGTGGTCTACAACCCGATGTGGATCGACGTCGACGAACTGGTCCGCATCCTGTCGGCCGGGATCAACGTGGTGTCGTCGGCGTCCTTCATCACCGGACACAATCTGCGGGACGGACGCGACCGCATCGAGGAGGCCTGCCGGCAGGGCGGCTCGACCATGTTCGGCTCCGGCATCAGCCCCGGCTTCGCCGAGCTGTTGGCGATCATCGGCACCCAGATGTGCGACCGGGTCGACAAGGTCACCATCTGCGAACAGTCCGACACCACCTTCTACGACTCCCCCGCCACCGAGAAGCCGGTGGGGTTCGGCACCCCGATCGACGATCCGAACCTGCCGCAGATGGCCTCGCAGGGCACCGCGATCTTCGCCGAGGCGGTGCAGTTGATCGCCGACTCGCTGGGCGTCGAGCTCGACGAGATCGTCTGCGAGGCGGAATACGCCCAGACCACCGAGGACCTCGACCTGGGGTCGTGGAAGATCGGCGCCGGATGTGTGGCCGGGGTGTACGCGAGCTGGCAGGGCCGTATCGGCGGGCGCACCCTCATCGACCTCAACGTGCGGTGGAAGAAGGGGCAGACCCTCGAGCCGAACTGGCAGCTCGAACGGGAGGGCTGGAAGATCACCGTGGACGGCCGGCCGACGGTCAACATGGAGATCGGTTTCCTGCCCCCGCCGGACTTCGGCGCCACCACCATGGAGGAGTTCATGGTGCTGGGCCACATCATGACCGCGATGCCGCCGATCCACATGATCCCGGCGGTGGTCGCCGCGGAACCCGGGATCGCCACCTACAACGATCTGCCGCTCCCACAGGCCCGCGGCGTGGTCCGGGTGTGAGCCTGACCGACCCGGTCAGGTCTCCTTGCGGTCGGTGTCCCGCGACGGCTGCACCCGCTTGGGCTCGCCCGGCATCTTGGGATAGTTCGGCGGGTACGGCAGATCACCCAGGCCGCGTTCCTGGTCGGCCTCGGCCATCGCCAGCAATGGTTCGAGGGAGTGCGCCACCGAGTCGATGCCGGCCCACGGATCCGGCCGGGCGGCAATGAGATCCGGCACGGTGGCCATGGTGTAGTCATCGGGGTCGGCGTCGCGCAGTTCGTCCCACGACAGTGGGGTGGACACGGTGGCGATCGGTGTCTTGCGCACCGAATAGGGCGAGGCGAACGTGCGGTCGCGGGCGTTCTGGTTGAAATCGATGAAGATCCGCTCGCCGCGCTCTTCCTTCCACCACGACGTGGTGACCAGATCCGGTGCGCGACGCTCGATCTCACGCGCCAACGCGATACCCGCGCGGCGGACCTCGATGAAGTCCCAGTCGGTGGCGATCCGCAGGAAGATGTGGATCCCCCGGCCGCCGGACGTCTTCGGGTATCCGGTGAGCCCGAGTTCGTCGAGCAGCGGCTTGAGCACGTCGACCGCCACGGTGCGGGCTTCGGCGAAACCGGTGCCGGGCTGCGGATCCAGGTCGATGCGCAACTCGTCGGGATGTTCGGTGTCCGGGCAGCGCACCTGCCACGGGTGGAAGGTGATGGTGCTCATCTGCGCCGCCCACACGATCGCCGCCGGATGGGTGATCTGCAGCGCGTCGGCGGTGCGGCCGGATGGGAAGGTCACCCGGCAGGTCTGCAGGTAGTCGGGATGCCGTTGCGGGATCCGCTTCTGGTAGATCTCCTCACCCTCGATACCGTCCGGGAAGCGCTGCAGGTGGGTGGGACGGTCGCGCAGCAGCGCCACCATCGGCCCGCTCACCGAGCGGTAGTAGTCCACCAGCGCGGCCTTGGTCCCGGCGGCACCGATCTTCGGGAAGTACACCTTGTCCGGGCTGGTCAACCGGACCTTGACCCCGTCGATGTCCAGTTCGGTTGCCGCCCCGTGCTTCTGCGCCATCAGGCCTGCTCCAGCACGTCGTACAGATCGTAGTGCAACGGCACCTCGAGCTGAGCGAACGTGCAGCTGCGCGGATCGCGGTCCGGTCGCCACCGCACGAACCGCACCGCATGGCGGAACCGCCGACCGTCGACGCTGTTGCCCTCCATCTGGTCGTAGACGACCTCGCACACCTTCTCCGGACGGACCGGGATCCACCGCTTGTCCGCCGCGGAGTTCCACCTGCTGGGCTCGCCCTCGCGCAGTTCGTTCCCGATGCGCAGCGGTTGCAGATCAGCGAGCAGTCTGAGCCGGTTCCTGGCCGTGAACGACGCCGCGCCGCCGACCATGCGCAGCTCCCCGTCCTCGGTGTACAGCCCGAGCAGGATCGACCCCACTCCCTCTCCGCTCTTGTGGATGCGGTATCCGATCGCCACACAGTCGGCGTCGCGGACGTGTTTGACCTTCACCATCTCGCGTTTGCCCGGCAGATACGGTCCGTCGAGCCGTTTGGCGATCACCCCGTCGAGGCCGGCGCCCTCGAAGGCTTGCAACCACTCGGCGCCCAGTTCGGGGTCCTCGGTGGTGCGCGTGACATGGCACCACTGCTTGCTCCGCACCGCCTCGTTCAGCGCGTCCCGGCGCACCCGGAACGGTTCGTCGAGCAGTGATGTCGCGCCGGTGGCCAGGGCATCGAACCCGATGAAGTGCGCCGGGGTCTGCTCGGCGAGCATGGCGACCCGGCTCGCGGCCGGGTGGATGCGTTGGCTCAGCGACTCCCAGTCCAGCCGCACCCGGCCGTCGATCTCACGCGGCACCACCACCTCGCCGTCGAGCACGCAGCGGTCGGCCAGTTCGTCGCGCAACGCCTCGACGAGTTCCGGGAAGTAGCGCC contains:
- a CDS encoding S1C family serine protease, translated to MGAHRLVRRPWLYLIALVATLGLLSPAFPVTSVAQPPDVLAAASRVEPAVARIDTRIDYQRAIGVGAGIVLHPNGEVLTNFHVVQGADTITATVNGQPFPAELIGYNRRQDIAVLQLHGAAGLPVAPIGDSDNLAPGEPVVALGNANGTHAPLTRETGTVTEFGRTVTAEDTLTGSSEELSGLFEFAAPVRAGDSGGPVVNTAGEVVGITTAASVSFRMGPGGRGFAIPINDAMAIADQIRARVPSDSVHIGPPTLLGVGVRTAPLRTRPGVLIQDVLRGGPAEAAGLRSGDILIELDGTRLDSATTLTYTLDRHYPGDVVDLVWIDASGQTRTGKATLTAHL
- a CDS encoding NAD(P)H-dependent amine dehydrogenase family protein, which translates into the protein MPNTPYRVVQWTTGNVGKSSVQALAANPLYELVGVYAWSPDKVGRDAGELAGIEPLGVKATNDVDELLALKPDVVVYNPMWIDVDELVRILSAGINVVSSASFITGHNLRDGRDRIEEACRQGGSTMFGSGISPGFAELLAIIGTQMCDRVDKVTICEQSDTTFYDSPATEKPVGFGTPIDDPNLPQMASQGTAIFAEAVQLIADSLGVELDEIVCEAEYAQTTEDLDLGSWKIGAGCVAGVYASWQGRIGGRTLIDLNVRWKKGQTLEPNWQLEREGWKITVDGRPTVNMEIGFLPPPDFGATTMEEFMVLGHIMTAMPPIHMIPAVVAAEPGIATYNDLPLPQARGVVRV
- the ligD gene encoding non-homologous end-joining DNA ligase is translated as MAQKHGAATELDIDGVKVRLTSPDKVYFPKIGAAGTKAALVDYYRSVSGPMVALLRDRPTHLQRFPDGIEGEEIYQKRIPQRHPDYLQTCRVTFPSGRTADALQITHPAAIVWAAQMSTITFHPWQVRCPDTEHPDELRIDLDPQPGTGFAEARTVAVDVLKPLLDELGLTGYPKTSGGRGIHIFLRIATDWDFIEVRRAGIALAREIERRAPDLVTTSWWKEERGERIFIDFNQNARDRTFASPYSVRKTPIATVSTPLSWDELRDADPDDYTMATVPDLIAARPDPWAGIDSVAHSLEPLLAMAEADQERGLGDLPYPPNYPKMPGEPKRVQPSRDTDRKET
- a CDS encoding ATP-dependent DNA ligase; its protein translation is MGRVDLPVLPPLEPMLAKAQAEVPDEPGVWSYEPKWDGFRALVFRDGDEVMLQSRNGRELGRYFPELVEALRDELADRCVLDGEVVVPREIDGRVRLDWESLSQRIHPAASRVAMLAEQTPAHFIGFDALATGATSLLDEPFRVRRDALNEAVRSKQWCHVTRTTEDPELGAEWLQAFEGAGLDGVIAKRLDGPYLPGKREMVKVKHVRDADCVAIGYRIHKSGEGVGSILLGLYTEDGELRMVGGAASFTARNRLRLLADLQPLRIGNELREGEPSRWNSAADKRWIPVRPEKVCEVVYDQMEGNSVDGRRFRHAVRFVRWRPDRDPRSCTFAQLEVPLHYDLYDVLEQA